Part of the Catalinimonas alkaloidigena genome is shown below.
TCCAGCGTGGTCAGCCTCTTCGCGGCACTGGCTGTCCGGGGTTCCATCCGGGAGCGGAGTTTTTCATCAAGAGAGGTAATAGAAATGTAGACATGTATCAAGCCTTCTTCCGACAGGGCTTTTAATATATCCAGGTCTCTAAGGATGAGGCCGTTTTTAGTAATCATACTCACCGGGTTACCAAACTTCAGGAGTACATCAAGTAGCTTACGCGTAATCTTAAGCTCTCGCTCTATGGGTTGGTAACAGTCGGTGTTGCCCGATAAAGTGATTGGCTGCCCCTGCCATGATTTCTTCTGTAGATGTTGGATCAGGAGTTGGGGAGCGTTGGGTTTAGCCACGATTTTGGTTTCAAAATCCAGTCCGGCACTGAAGCCCCAGTACTCATGCGAGTTGCGGGCATAACAATAGATGCAGCCATGCTCACACCCCTGATAAGGATTGATAGAAAACATATTTCTCAGGTCAGGGCTATCACTATAGCTTATGATCTTTTTGGGATGTTCTATAAATACCTGCCGCTGAGGGTGGCGCAGATGAGGCTCATCCAGACCTTCAATATGCTCCTGTACATATTGCTGCCTTTCAAATTTGTTGTGCGCATTGTATTGGGCTCCCCTCCCTTTCAAATAGTCGTCTGTCATGGTGTAGATTTTGATCAATGTACTTATTAAAAGTATATTTTGTAAGGAATAAACCTTAAAGTTCTTAAAAAAAGCATGAATTGCTAAAAGCAAAGCGGAAAAGCAGGCATGAGCAGGGATGGATGTTAGGCTAAAAAGGGGGGCTTACACCAAATATTGCTCCTCAAACAGGGGATGGCTTACCTTTTTGTGTGAGCTAAAGTTATTTATGCTTAAGCACGCTTTTAAGTAAGATTAAATGATTACCTTCGGCAAGAGACACTTCTCGTGCGATTCAAGTATGCTGGCTTTTCAAAATGATCGGTGCAAGTGAGCAGGATAGCTAACAACCATATTTAAGTTCATCATTAAGCCTCTCATCAATCAGATTGTCCTTTACAGGTACAACGGGCAGTTCGTTTGAATCAAAGGTTTGCCTGTCTGATAAGCCTGGGGGGTAGTTATTTTTTCACTATATAAACTTCACGATTATGTCTAAAGACAAAGGTGCCAAGAAAGATGTCAAAAAAGCTCCGGAAAAGAACCTGAAAGAAAAGAGAGCCGACAAGAAGGCGAAGCGTAAAGAAAAGCAGAGGGAGCAGTAATTTTCGCCCAATCACTATCAAACCTTAAGCCTTGAAAATATACGTCTAACCCACGTATATTTTTTTTTGCCTCGCTCATCTTCATCCGCCTACCTTCCCTTAAATTGACAGCACTTCAAAATACTCTGCTGGCAGGGCAAAGTTATTGATGCTCACATATTGCCATCATTACTTCAGCTTCATATGCTCAATTTCTATTGCTCCAGAAACTGCTGACAATAGAGGATGAGTGCTTTAAGGTCTTCTTCCTTACTAAAATTGGTTTTGTTTTTACTGATAAAATCACGGAGACTTTGTCGGTACTGAGGAAAGATCTTCCAGAGGCTGGAACGTACGGCAGGGTAGAAGCGGATATTTTTATCAACAAAAAAGTAATTTTCCTGATAGCTGATGCGCAGATCTTCCAGACTGGGTAAATTGTAAAACTCGTATAAGCTTTCAGCTATTATCCGGTTGTCCTGCTCATAAACAAAATTTTCGTAAAAGGTTTTGTTGGCATCCACATACCCCTTGATCATCTGCGTGTTACGGTCAAAGACCTGATAACGCTTGTAGATGAGCAGGCTAAGCACCTGCGACTCATACACAGCTTCCAGATAAATATCATAATCAGGATGATAGTAGAAAGCATGATCACCAATAAAGACATACCTTACCAGAGGTTCGGGGGCAATAGAAAGCGTATCCCCCCGCACATCTATGAACTGTATTTCGCTGTATAGATAGTTATAGTTAAGGCGGGAAGAAGCAGTATTTCCTTTGGCAAACAGTACTGTGCCTTTTCGAAAGCTTTCAAAGCGATACTGATCCTGATAGGGGATTCGCTCAGTGATAATTTCTCCCTTTTGTATGCTGTATGAAGCAGGTGTCTGAGCAGAGAGGAAGTGAAAAGCGGAAAGCAGACAAGAGATAAGTAAGCTTTTTCTCATAGAAATAGAGTTACATACAGATCCAATCTTCGGACTATTACTACTTTTTCATGCTCGGTGAAACTGTTTCTGGAATACAGTAAGCTTAAGAGTGCTAGCGATAACCTGCTATACTTAACTGACAAGCAGATGTTAATGTTTGGCAGGCACCTGCTCTTCCCCTTGTTCTTGAGTTCCTTCGGGAGTACTGATAAGTGCTGGCAGTATTGCTTAGAAAATTAAGGGAAGAGTAATAAGTAGGGTTAGAAGGATTACCCTGAATGAAGAGGATGGGAGTAATACAGAGCTTAGAATGTTATTACTGGCTGGGGCAGCTAACGTATGGAATATCTGTGGATATATAATTCACAATATCTACCTACAGTAGCATTAGAAGAAAGAAAAAGAAGTATGTTTGTTTAAAATATAATCAGGTAAAATGTAGTAACAATGAATAATGACAGAATTGTTATAAAGGAGACAAAAGTACTCTCTGATAACTGGTATATACTGAACAAGGTTACTTACGATTATCAAAAAAAGAACGGTGAATGGGAAACTCAATCCCGGGAAGCTTACGATAGGGGAAATGGCGCAACCATCTTATTGTATAATAAAGAGCAGAAAACTGTCATACTGACGAAGCAGTTTAGACTGCCAACCTATGTAAATGGAAATGAAAGTGGAATGATGATAGAAGCATGTGCGGGTCTACTGGATAAAGATAATGCTGAAGATTGCATCAAGAAAGAAACTGAGGAAGAAACAGGATACAAGATATCTAAAGTCAGAAAAATATTTGAATCTTATATGTCACCCGGTTCTGTAACTGAGATGCTTCATTTTTATGTGGCTGAATATGACAAGGCCATGAAAGTACATGAAGGAGGAGGATTAGCCGAAGAACAAGAAAATATTGAAGTATTGGAATTGGCATTTGATGAGGCTTATAGCATGATCCTTTCAGGAGAAATCAGAGACGGAAAAACTATTATGCTACTTCAGTATGCCAAAATTCATGCCCTCTTATGAAGAATTTGGATACAGCAACATCTAAGCGATCATGTGCTGGAGCATTTTGAACATTAAAACCCCTATTATCCAGACACTAAGCCACTGGAAAAAGCATTCGGCAATATCATTGGAGAAGTGTTAGAGATTCTGTTTATTCATTGCTGAAACTCCTGAGTAAGTAAACGCAATCAGCATGAAAAATAAGCGGGAGATAGTACAAAGACTGGTAGGCTTTATCATTAGCCTAAGCTTTATCATCCTGAGCATACATAACTTTTTTGAGGCATTGGAAAACATGATTACCTGGAAGATGGTATTTTCAGTGATTGGCTTCATGGGTTTTTTCTGGATAGGAAGTATGGCTTATCATCAGTTGTTTAAACTACTGGCAGAAGATGAATGAACAGACCGCTTTATCATAGCTACTGATAAAAAAAACAGGATACTCAAACCATGAAGTCCTTTACACTTGCCGAAAAATTTCTGCTGCTCATCCACCATCCTGAAAAGTCACGCTACCTCATTACCGAACAGATGAGAAATACAGGCTTGATAGGAGCCCTGCTGCTGGACCTGGCACATGAAAAGAAGATTAGGCTGGAAGCTGACAGCATGTGGGCTACAAGCCACCAGACAAATTTATCCCCTGTCCATCAGCAGATACTAGCGCGGATAGCAGCCTACGGCAGGCCCAAGAAGGTAAAGTTTTGGATATCTAAACTTTCCAATAAGAGCAGAACCTACCGACATGCTTTGTTGGCCCGGCTGGAAAAGAAAGGCATACTCAGCGTAGAGCATAAAAAGTTTTTATTCATTTCCTACCTCAATACCTATCTGTTGGATCAGCAGAAAAGGTACACGCTGCTTCAAGACATCAGAGCCGTGATTTTTGAAAAAAAGGAGATAAGAGCAGATGATGCCGCCCTGCTGGGGCTGATTGAAGCCTGTA
Proteins encoded:
- a CDS encoding GOLPH3/VPS74 family protein, whose protein sequence is MKSFTLAEKFLLLIHHPEKSRYLITEQMRNTGLIGALLLDLAHEKKIRLEADSMWATSHQTNLSPVHQQILARIAAYGRPKKVKFWISKLSNKSRTYRHALLARLEKKGILSVEHKKFLFISYLNTYLLDQQKRYTLLQDIRAVIFEKKEIRADDAALLGLIEACKMHKVICEDKSEIKYCKARLKALVQEDAIAQGVDKVIKEIQAALIAAMVATTAASTATTAASN
- the nudK gene encoding GDP-mannose pyrophosphatase NudK, producing the protein MNNDRIVIKETKVLSDNWYILNKVTYDYQKKNGEWETQSREAYDRGNGATILLYNKEQKTVILTKQFRLPTYVNGNESGMMIEACAGLLDKDNAEDCIKKETEEETGYKISKVRKIFESYMSPGSVTEMLHFYVAEYDKAMKVHEGGGLAEEQENIEVLELAFDEAYSMILSGEIRDGKTIMLLQYAKIHALL
- a CDS encoding PA0069 family radical SAM protein; its protein translation is MTDDYLKGRGAQYNAHNKFERQQYVQEHIEGLDEPHLRHPQRQVFIEHPKKIISYSDSPDLRNMFSINPYQGCEHGCIYCYARNSHEYWGFSAGLDFETKIVAKPNAPQLLIQHLQKKSWQGQPITLSGNTDCYQPIERELKITRKLLDVLLKFGNPVSMITKNGLILRDLDILKALSEEGLIHVYISITSLDEKLRSRMEPRTASAAKRLTTLEKLSAAGIPCGVMIAPIIPALNDHEIPEIMKRIADAGALAAGYTVVRLNGAIGPIFLNWLHKNFPDRASKVEKQIKAMHGGQLNDSQFGRRIKGEGVISDSIHQLFTLALNKYLGKKGMPGYNTSAFRPSGTLRLF